A stretch of Camelina sativa cultivar DH55 chromosome 18, Cs, whole genome shotgun sequence DNA encodes these proteins:
- the LOC104760751 gene encoding large proline-rich protein BAG6 isoform X1, with protein sequence MEDQPINQCSSSNNAFEKTPESTLELNIKTLDSQTYTFQVNKNETVSLFKEKIASETGVPVGQQRLIFRGRVLKDDHPLSEYHLENGHTLHLVVRQPAESVPTSGTPSEGATANDGNSTNGGPSRNGRHVSHSVVLGSFNVGDQTEGIVPDLSRVIGAVLNSFGVGGQHPLNNSTIGTPSMPSNLSSHAPPVNTSDGAPGIGGQNQAAGHFQPRQAFPGVSFQASMPHVVQIPITAATAIPIPSFLMPIPDSLDTLMEFINRMEQALSQNGYQPDTSSATSGGRPTEELPRSRRGAPTPEALSVVLRNAQHLLSGLGVSSLSHIARRLEQDGSSSDPTLRAQIQTEAVQVGLAMQHLGAFLLELGRTILTLRMAQSPELSYVNAGPAVYISPSGPNPIMAQPFPHQTSSLFTGAAVASNPVTGPVGLGTPQRHINIHIHAGTSGSSMMSSVGNQRSNGGQGNGENITSSVRGLPVTNIIAAAVPPGSTSENISTGVQPGLDGSVSVAQINARIRELVNNMQGRNQIPSGTEALERDMSTGHGVAGGIPEQPTNIAASCTPESSSGALHDLPSERRNSVYPSQKELSEDLGHPALAKDISSTTGQSSAPSGESPSNGDDATGDAKETKKATPQVATATPLGLGLGGLDRKKRSKQPKVVGENEDSGTSATVEGVQQSSGSSGQQLLQSLFSGSSRSDETGLRRGQGSDDQLDVSSAMSQVMESPVLDGLLAGVSRQAGVDSPNMLRNMLQQFTQNPQIMNTVQQIAQQVDGQEIENMMSGGAQGEGGGFDFSRMVQQMMPLVSRAFSQGGPSPQPATQQPDDLQPFQVNVQSLAQMIEHSDPPEDVFRAMVENAAVSQDDLVNELCCDEVLSHEYAELLRRDIEGLLKDDQGP encoded by the exons ATGGAAGATCAACCCATTAACCAGTGCTCTAGTAGCAACAATGCATTTGAGAAAACTCCAGAATCAACCCTTGAGCTTAACATCAAGACGTTAGACTCACAGACGTATACTTTTCAAGTGAACAAGAAT GAAACAGTTTCACTTTTCAAGGAGAAGATAGCTAGTGAGACAGGGGTCCCTGTTGGTCAGCAGCGGCTCATTTTCCGAGGAAGGGTTTTGAAAGATGATCATCCTCTCTCGGAGTATC ATTTGGAAAATGGGCATACTTTACACTTGGTTGTGAGGCAGCCAGCAGAATCAGTTCCTACATCTGGTACACCTTCAGAAGGGGCTACTGCAAATGATG GAAATAGTACAAATGGTGGACCGTCTCGAAATGGAAGACATGTCTCCCACAGCGTAGTTCTTGGGAGTTTTAATGTTGGAGATCAGACTGAAGGCATTGTTCCAGATCTCAGCCGG gTAATTGGAGCAGTTCTAAATTCTTTTGGAGTTGGTGGACAGCATCCTTTAAATAACAGTACTATTGGCACACCCTCTATGCCC TCGAATCTGTCGTCTCATGCTCCTCCTGTAAATACATCTGATGGAGCGCCTGGCATTGGTGGTCAAAACCAAGCTGCAGGTCATTTTCAACCTAGGCAAGCATTTCCTGGTGTATCATTTCAAGCATCGATGCCTCATGTTGTTCAGATTCCGATTACAGCAGCTACAGCAATTCCTATTCCTTCATTTCTAATG CCTATTCCGGATTCGTTAGATACCCTAATGGAGTTCATTAATCGGATGGAGCAGGCATTATCACAAAACG GCTATCAGCCAGATACCTCTTCTGCTACATCTGGTGGCCGACCAACAGAAGAGTTACCTAGAAGTCGACGCGGTGCACCAACACCTGAAGCACTCTCTGTTGTCCTAAGGAATGCTCAGCATTTACTGAGTGGCTTAGGTGTCTCTTCTTTATCG CATATTGCCAGACGTCTAGAGCAAGATGGGTCCTCTTCAGATCCTACTCTCAGGGCACAAATCCAGACAGAGGCTGTGCAAGTAGGCCTTGCCATGCAACATTTAGGGGCCTTCCTACTGGAGCTTGGGCGCACAATTTTGACATTGAGAATGGCACAGTCTCCG GAATTATCCTATGTGAATGCTGGGCCCGCTGTTTATATATCTCCATCAGGACCGAATCCTATTATGGCTCAG CCTTTTCCTCACCAAACCAGCTCTCTCTTTACTGGTGCTGCTGTCGCATCAAATCCAGTAACTGGACCAGTTGGTTTAGGAACTCCCCAACGGCACATTAACATTCATATACACGCTG GCACATCAGGTTCATCTATGATGTCATCAGTTGGGAACCAGCGAAGCAATGGAGGGCAAGGAAACGGTGAAAACATTACAAGTTCAGTTCGGGGACTCCCAGTGACAAACATCATTGCTGCTGCTGTTCCACCAGGCTCTACCAGTGAGAATATTTCTACTGGGGTTCAACCTGGTTTGGATGGTTCTGTTTCAGTTGCCCAAATCAATGCAAGAATTAGAGAATTGGTAAACAATATGCAAGGAAGAAACCAGATTCCATCGG GAACAGAAGCTCTCGAGCGGGATATGTCTACGGGCCATGGGGTTGCCGGTGGTATACCTGAGCAGCCTACCAACATTGCAGCTTCGTGCACACCTGAGTCTTCAAGTGGCGCATTGCATGACTTACCATCTGAAAGGAGGAACTCGGTG TATCCAAGTCAAAAAGAACTTAGTGAAGATTTAGGGCATCCAGCCCTTGCCAAAGATATCTCTTCTACTACAGGACAATCTTCAGCTCCGTCTGGAGAATCCCCAAGCAATGGGGACGATGCTACCGGTGATGCCAAAGAAACCAAGAAGGCTACTCCACAGGTAGCTACAGCTACACCACTTGGATTGGGGCTTGGCGGTTTAGACCGTAAG AAACGAAGCAAGCAGCCCAAGGTAGTAGGCGAGAATGAAGATAGTGGGACTTCAGCTACAGTAGAAGGTGTGCAACAGAGCAGTGGGAGTAGTGGTCAGCAGCTTTTGCAATCTCTCTTTTCTGGTAGTTCTCGTTCAGATGAGACTGGTCTGAGACGTGGGCAAGGTTCAGATGATCAGCTAGATGTCTCAAGTGCAATGTCTCAGGTCATGGAGAGCCCTGTATTGGATGGATTGCTAGCAGGAGTATCTCGACAAGCTGGTGTGGATTCGCCAAATATGCTGAGAAATATGCTCCAGCAGTTTACTCAGAATCCACAGATCATGAACACAGTCCAACAAATTGCCCAACAGGTGGATGGGCAAGAGATAGAAAATATGATGTCAGGCGGAGCTCAAGGCGAGGGTGGTGGCTTTGATTTTTCTAGAATGGTACAACAAATGATGCCTCTAGTCTCACGTGCTTTCAGCCAAGGAGGGCCATCGCCTCAACCCGCAACACAGCAGCCTGATGATCTTCAACCTTTTCAG GTAAATGTTCAATCCTTGGCGCAAATGATTGAGCACTCTGATCCACCAGAGGATGTTTTCCGTGCTATGGTCGAAAACGCTGCTGTGAGCCAAGACGACCTTGTGAACGAGCTTTGTTGTGATGAAGTTCTTTCTCAC GAATATGCGGAGTTGCTAAGACGTGATATTGAAGGCCTGCTAAAAGATGATCAAGGTCCATAA
- the LOC104760751 gene encoding large proline-rich protein BAG6 isoform X2 — MEDQPINQCSSSNNAFEKTPESTLELNIKTLDSQTYTFQVNKNETVSLFKEKIASETGVPVGQQRLIFRGRVLKDDHPLSEYHLENGHTLHLVVRQPAESVPTSGTPSEGATANDGNSTNGGPSRNGRHVSHSVVLGSFNVGDQTEGIVPDLSRVIGAVLNSFGVGGQHPLNNSTIGTPSMPSNLSSHAPPVNTSDGAPGIGGQNQAAGHFQPRQAFPGVSFQASMPHVVQIPITAATAIPIPSFLMPIPDSLDTLMEFINRMEQALSQNGYQPDTSSATSGGRPTEELPRSRRGAPTPEALSVVLRNAQHLLSGLGVSSLSHIARRLEQDGSSSDPTLRAQIQTEAVQVGLAMQHLGAFLLELGRTILTLRMAQSPELSYVNAGPAVYISPSGPNPIMAQPFPHQTSSLFTGAAVASNPVTGPVGLGTPQRHINIHIHAGTSGSSMMSSVGNQRSNGGQGNGENITSSVRGLPVTNIIAAAVPPGSTSENISTGVQPGLDGSVSVAQINARIRELVNNMQGRNQIPSEALERDMSTGHGVAGGIPEQPTNIAASCTPESSSGALHDLPSERRNSVYPSQKELSEDLGHPALAKDISSTTGQSSAPSGESPSNGDDATGDAKETKKATPQVATATPLGLGLGGLDRKKRSKQPKVVGENEDSGTSATVEGVQQSSGSSGQQLLQSLFSGSSRSDETGLRRGQGSDDQLDVSSAMSQVMESPVLDGLLAGVSRQAGVDSPNMLRNMLQQFTQNPQIMNTVQQIAQQVDGQEIENMMSGGAQGEGGGFDFSRMVQQMMPLVSRAFSQGGPSPQPATQQPDDLQPFQVNVQSLAQMIEHSDPPEDVFRAMVENAAVSQDDLVNELCCDEVLSHEYAELLRRDIEGLLKDDQGP; from the exons ATGGAAGATCAACCCATTAACCAGTGCTCTAGTAGCAACAATGCATTTGAGAAAACTCCAGAATCAACCCTTGAGCTTAACATCAAGACGTTAGACTCACAGACGTATACTTTTCAAGTGAACAAGAAT GAAACAGTTTCACTTTTCAAGGAGAAGATAGCTAGTGAGACAGGGGTCCCTGTTGGTCAGCAGCGGCTCATTTTCCGAGGAAGGGTTTTGAAAGATGATCATCCTCTCTCGGAGTATC ATTTGGAAAATGGGCATACTTTACACTTGGTTGTGAGGCAGCCAGCAGAATCAGTTCCTACATCTGGTACACCTTCAGAAGGGGCTACTGCAAATGATG GAAATAGTACAAATGGTGGACCGTCTCGAAATGGAAGACATGTCTCCCACAGCGTAGTTCTTGGGAGTTTTAATGTTGGAGATCAGACTGAAGGCATTGTTCCAGATCTCAGCCGG gTAATTGGAGCAGTTCTAAATTCTTTTGGAGTTGGTGGACAGCATCCTTTAAATAACAGTACTATTGGCACACCCTCTATGCCC TCGAATCTGTCGTCTCATGCTCCTCCTGTAAATACATCTGATGGAGCGCCTGGCATTGGTGGTCAAAACCAAGCTGCAGGTCATTTTCAACCTAGGCAAGCATTTCCTGGTGTATCATTTCAAGCATCGATGCCTCATGTTGTTCAGATTCCGATTACAGCAGCTACAGCAATTCCTATTCCTTCATTTCTAATG CCTATTCCGGATTCGTTAGATACCCTAATGGAGTTCATTAATCGGATGGAGCAGGCATTATCACAAAACG GCTATCAGCCAGATACCTCTTCTGCTACATCTGGTGGCCGACCAACAGAAGAGTTACCTAGAAGTCGACGCGGTGCACCAACACCTGAAGCACTCTCTGTTGTCCTAAGGAATGCTCAGCATTTACTGAGTGGCTTAGGTGTCTCTTCTTTATCG CATATTGCCAGACGTCTAGAGCAAGATGGGTCCTCTTCAGATCCTACTCTCAGGGCACAAATCCAGACAGAGGCTGTGCAAGTAGGCCTTGCCATGCAACATTTAGGGGCCTTCCTACTGGAGCTTGGGCGCACAATTTTGACATTGAGAATGGCACAGTCTCCG GAATTATCCTATGTGAATGCTGGGCCCGCTGTTTATATATCTCCATCAGGACCGAATCCTATTATGGCTCAG CCTTTTCCTCACCAAACCAGCTCTCTCTTTACTGGTGCTGCTGTCGCATCAAATCCAGTAACTGGACCAGTTGGTTTAGGAACTCCCCAACGGCACATTAACATTCATATACACGCTG GCACATCAGGTTCATCTATGATGTCATCAGTTGGGAACCAGCGAAGCAATGGAGGGCAAGGAAACGGTGAAAACATTACAAGTTCAGTTCGGGGACTCCCAGTGACAAACATCATTGCTGCTGCTGTTCCACCAGGCTCTACCAGTGAGAATATTTCTACTGGGGTTCAACCTGGTTTGGATGGTTCTGTTTCAGTTGCCCAAATCAATGCAAGAATTAGAGAATTGGTAAACAATATGCAAGGAAGAAACCAGATTCCATCGG AAGCTCTCGAGCGGGATATGTCTACGGGCCATGGGGTTGCCGGTGGTATACCTGAGCAGCCTACCAACATTGCAGCTTCGTGCACACCTGAGTCTTCAAGTGGCGCATTGCATGACTTACCATCTGAAAGGAGGAACTCGGTG TATCCAAGTCAAAAAGAACTTAGTGAAGATTTAGGGCATCCAGCCCTTGCCAAAGATATCTCTTCTACTACAGGACAATCTTCAGCTCCGTCTGGAGAATCCCCAAGCAATGGGGACGATGCTACCGGTGATGCCAAAGAAACCAAGAAGGCTACTCCACAGGTAGCTACAGCTACACCACTTGGATTGGGGCTTGGCGGTTTAGACCGTAAG AAACGAAGCAAGCAGCCCAAGGTAGTAGGCGAGAATGAAGATAGTGGGACTTCAGCTACAGTAGAAGGTGTGCAACAGAGCAGTGGGAGTAGTGGTCAGCAGCTTTTGCAATCTCTCTTTTCTGGTAGTTCTCGTTCAGATGAGACTGGTCTGAGACGTGGGCAAGGTTCAGATGATCAGCTAGATGTCTCAAGTGCAATGTCTCAGGTCATGGAGAGCCCTGTATTGGATGGATTGCTAGCAGGAGTATCTCGACAAGCTGGTGTGGATTCGCCAAATATGCTGAGAAATATGCTCCAGCAGTTTACTCAGAATCCACAGATCATGAACACAGTCCAACAAATTGCCCAACAGGTGGATGGGCAAGAGATAGAAAATATGATGTCAGGCGGAGCTCAAGGCGAGGGTGGTGGCTTTGATTTTTCTAGAATGGTACAACAAATGATGCCTCTAGTCTCACGTGCTTTCAGCCAAGGAGGGCCATCGCCTCAACCCGCAACACAGCAGCCTGATGATCTTCAACCTTTTCAG GTAAATGTTCAATCCTTGGCGCAAATGATTGAGCACTCTGATCCACCAGAGGATGTTTTCCGTGCTATGGTCGAAAACGCTGCTGTGAGCCAAGACGACCTTGTGAACGAGCTTTGTTGTGATGAAGTTCTTTCTCAC GAATATGCGGAGTTGCTAAGACGTGATATTGAAGGCCTGCTAAAAGATGATCAAGGTCCATAA